A window of Epinephelus lanceolatus isolate andai-2023 chromosome 3, ASM4190304v1, whole genome shotgun sequence genomic DNA:
CCTCCTCAGGTCCAGAAGTATTCACTGACTACAGGGACTATCTGTGCTGAGTATGTAATGGTGTCAAATTGCAGCCCGGGGGCACTTTGAAGAGCAAGCTTTGCAAATCAATTCTGTGATCATGTTCATGCTGCGAagtgtttctgtcttttttcccaTGACAATACTGCCATCTAGAGGGCAGGAGCAGTAATGGACTGTTTTCAGTGAAGAAACTCCCATTAACATCACAGCATGACATGGCTGTGTTGACCAATAAACCTTCAGAAGCTGCACAATAGACATTAGACTAACCAGATGTTGTAGACAGTTTGCTTCATGTTGTGTTTCCAATTTTTGGTTAGAgctcacaaatatattttgttatgTATAGACTTTGTTCATTAACCAATATGTTCTGTATTCTTTAATTTTATACAGTATGAGGGAAAGCAGTTTTTCACCACTTTCCAAAAGTGGATGTTTTATCTGCTTGTGACTAAGAAAGGGAAGAAGTCCTATTCATTGTTCCTGTTTAACAATGAATCCGTTATTCAGATTCACATCTCACCCAGATTCAGATTCACATTCAGATTTTTTGTATGATTCACAACatacaaaaaacacactgtGTTAGTTTCAGTACCTTGGTAGAAAGCTGGATAAGGTTTTACTCTGCAGGTTACATTTCCTCCCATTGCAGGATTATCACTAAATGAAGCCATTACACTGATCGTAAGACCATTCTTAAACAGTAGTTTGAGCTACATTCCCCACCAACACACTGACTACACAAACATTTTGTTGTCTAAATTACAGCCATGATTAAAGGAACTCTTCATGATATTCGGAGCAtcaatatagcagcaaaccactgttagctatgtaaagatatagtggagtaatgatGCCCTGAGCTGAAAGTGATATCATGACGGCAGCGGCAAAGAAGCGTAGCGCCCACCCTTCTGTGCCCCCCAATGTTAACACCATTACTTCTATCAGCACTGTTGCTGATATTAGCACTTACCACACTGTTGGCATCATAAGCTGCTAGCcatctccatgttgagagctgtgtgcagacaaccttTGATACACAGATATGCTCTGACTCTCTCACACAGAGCTCCTTTAAAAGGGACTGTCAGAAAGTCAGAGCGAATCAGTTGTCTGGACACAGATCTcagcatggaggtggctgagctggcttgcagctaacagtgctaactccataaacaagACTAAAcaaaggcaacagtgctaactgTGTTAACCAGAGGAGAACCAGTTGTTGGGGTGCTAGGCTTCTACGATGACGCCATCCCCAAACACAGTGCAAAGGGCAGGGATGAGCTAATCAGTGGGATACTCATTCACTAACGTGCACACAGTTGGATCAGCTTACCAAAACAAACCACGGTAGAACTTGTCAACTGTTAATTCATTGCCAACTACattgataatcaattaatcggCTTGAgtagtaacaaaaaaaagtcaaaattctgaGATTCCAGattcttaaatgtgaaaagtttctggtttctttactcctctgacAGTAAACTGTATATaattgggttgtggacaaaaccagacatttgaggacgtcatgtTAGGCTTTGGGAAACGAGTATCAagtaatcaagaaaataatcaccaGATTaattgacaataaaaataattgttagttgcagccttaaACTACAGATAAACTCAGATTACAACATACACAGAGGAAGTGtaacttcattctctgctcagtaCACCATCACTCCAATATATCAGTACATAGTTGTTAGCACCATTactaatgctctgaatgttgcatatgCATTATACTtgcaattaaataaaaaacacactatTTATTCCCTTTGTTCAGTTTGTTACACATgcaaataacaataattaatataaaaacagCTGACTTCTGACAAGTTTAAGATATAGGTCAAGGTCCTCTAATGACCTTTGAACAGTTTAAAACCAAACCTTAAACAGAAAATTTCCCCTATTTTGTGCCTTTAAAAACTGCAACTGCACTTGAATCATAAAAGACGCATTGAGTCATTTATTATCACTTTAATTTTTATAGGGGAACCACAAGTACTTTAAAAGAAGGTTATACAGCGCTGTACATTTGGGAGCAGTACTGACAGACTTGATAGTCTTATCGTCTCCCGTTAAATACTATTCATTTAAATGTTCTATATTATTATAATGATACAGTGATACAATAAAAGCTTGTGTAACTGGTCCTGCAGCTTTTCTGATATGTCGATATCATTTTTGTTGGGACTGTTGTTtccttgtcatttttttttccaaaaaaggaaaataaaagttaTGATCAAAAACCATACGACAGGCAGAAACTGCCAGGCTGTAATCCTGTATGACTCCCAATTCACTCACAcaatagagagaaagagagacagagaaagggagAAGGAAAAAAGGAGATACAATTTTCATGTTCTGAAGGCTGGTCCGTGATGGAAATGGGCATCAGTTCATAGTGAGGCGCAGAGAAGCACAAGATATATCTTTGCACTTTCTGCAGCCTCGACTCTGACTCTGCCTGTCCATCAACCTGCTCCAAGGCTCATTTCCATAGCTGTGTGCTCAGAGTCTGGCCTGATCCAGTGGCGGCCCATCCACCCATAGCTGACGGAGGTTGGCCGAAGGCCATCTGGCCACCTGCGCCGTTCAGAGTCAACCCTGACATCTGTTGATTCACCTGAGGAAGTTGAAGAGATCCGTATGAACGCTAAAGCACAACAATGTGGACTGAAATCTATAATATCTAACTTCCCCATGACACTAGTCTGTATTCTCTGTAGTCTCACTAGGAAATATGGAAGTGAAAGTATGCTTCTGAAAAAAACTGCAGTCAAAAGTTGAACTCAAACAAAGTTCcccctccatcacctcctcatTTCACGTCACCCTTTACTGGCTTGCATTGGTGTCTCGTTTCTGCCCTCTAGAGGTCATGAATAGACTACTGCAGTTCTACAGACTATCCTCTATGGTGGCCCTGAGAGCTCAACATACTGCAAATTGAGAAAACAcatggaaacaaaaacaaaagcaaatgaaGAAACTTCTTCACCAACTTCACAACACATGCAGTATTTAGAAATCATCTTCATTAACTTGACGACACAAGAAAAATCAACTTGACATTAATGTGCAGCATTTAGAACAAGTGCTGCGAGAGGTATCCAGTTTCCATGGGGCACCAAAAAGTGATGTGTGTCTGGACTCTGTAGCGCACAGCAATTGTTGCTGTTTGTGGATTATGAAGTTATAATGTCAGTGGTCTTGgaaaaaatccaaacattttaacattgtgaATGCAGGATTCAGATGTTACTGCAAATATCTGCTGTTAACCTAGCATCAAACTTTTACTTATTATTATGATATGTGTGCTATGATATGTGAGTCACGTGATCACAATGACACATAACCAACTTCAATAACTTCATAAGCATCCAACCATGGCAACAAGCATGTCCCAGCCATGTGCATCACTTTTTAGGATCCCCTAGTGACACTTTCTGTTGTGTATTGCAATGCTGTGCATGTGTCgtcttactgttttttttttgtgtcatcaAGTTGATGAGGATGTTTTGTAAATGCTGCACAAGTTGTTAAATTGGGGAATTTTCTTCATTTGCTTGTGTTGTGTCTTATTTGCATGCGTATTTGTTAATTTGCAGTGTGCTGAGCTTTCAGTGCCACTATAATCTACACCCCCATTATTTATCATGCAATAATCCTTAGAGGGTACCGTTTTTGCAATTAATGTAAACAAATCATCATGCTTAACTCTGTTATACTTGTAGAAAAATAATACAACACCTGCTAACTAAATTTTCagagacaaaaatgtttttcaaagaaGTAATATTTATCTTTAGTTTCCTGGTGCAGTTTCATCATCAAACACTCTGAGTATCTCATCCATTTCTTTTGTGCATTGTAGAGTAAGAGCATCTTTTAACAGCACActcaaaattatgtttttcattttatgtgATCTGGCTGTTTAGAGAGTACTTCATTTTGGGGCACAGCTCCTGTTTTAAAGTCTTGCTTGTGCTGCCATCTGGAGGCTGCTGGATGCTCTGTCCACACCCTGTACAGTAACACACTTCACAACATACTGTTGTGCAATGCATCATCACAGCTGGGTGAAACTAATCACACCTGACAAACACTTGAACACAACcttacaaaacaaaatttaGTGTGAAGTTGCATTTTAAATAACATCTTAAAACGCAAGCAATAGAGCTTTGATGTCTCTCCATACCTGACCCATGTTCCACTGAGCCTGCTGCCCAGGCTGGATGGCGTACATGCCCTGAGCAGGCATCATGCCCGCAGGCAACGCACCGCCCTGTGGTCCCATCATCCTCGGTGCCATGCCCATCACACCAGTGGCTGGAGCATTCCCCATGAAGCCATTAGGCATTGTCATCCCAACCATCATGCCCGGACTGGGTCCCATCATGGCTGCCCCGCTCTGAGCCATCATGGCACCCATGACGGTTGTAGGCGGCATGGCTGTGCCCATGCCAGGGAAGGCCTGATAACCACCAGTGGCCTGGACAGGAAACTGCATTTGTGAGGGGCCCATGAACATGCCAGCTGAGGAGGGaagaagacagaaacagagggaagACTGTTATGCACACAaatacagtgtttcccacaggtgTGAAATATACCTGCTGGCACGAAAATGGTCTACTACATGTaacaaacaagtgtgtgtgACCGTTGACACAATACTTTGATGTGCTTTGATGTGGGGGTAAAAATCAGGGGAACTAAAACTCCAGGAGAACAGCAGGGAGAGAGGCAGGAAAATCAAAAGGTGTGGCAAGCATGGGACGTAACATTTCTATCATAGCCTAAATAACACATCCTTTCCATCATTTATTATagataataagtgtgttttcttgccaGATTTGCTCACAGCTCACTGAGAAAATAGACAAGACCATTAGACCAACTATCACGCAGCTCACGTGCCAGAGACATACCAAGAGTGTTTCCACCTAGGTTACCTAAATCTGAACCAACCATGAAGGTGGGGCACTACAGGAAGCATGTTTAACAGGAGGGAAACACTACTCGACAGGGgaagagacagaagagagaTGTTAAAAAAACCCCTGTGTGGTGCGAAAATGCGTGGTGGCCAAACATACTTTGGCGGCTGTTAATATACTGGCTTAACCAGGTAAAGTCCATGTGTGGGAAACTCTGAAATATGACTTTCAAACAAGTATTCAAATGTGTGAAGCGTGAGACGTttggttgtgtttgtttaaagaGCCTGTTGATCAGGATGAGATGTTAGGAAAGCTCTGTGGGACTGTGTTGGGACATACACGCAGGTTTCTACTTGCTCCTTGTGGATTCAGGTTAACACATCCGCAGATTTTAGCATTAGCTTTGTGAGGAAAATGTTACTCATGTCTGGGGGTTTCCGAAGTCTGAGGCCTTCACAAAATTAAGATAACTACTACTGTAGCATTACAACAAGACAATTATTACATGttataaataacaaaaataatatgttAAAAATAATAAGACATTACAATACAAAAAGAGTGACTCTGGACATTTCACATTATTTCACAATGCCTGCGTCCTCACCAGCGGGGGCCTGTTGGGACATGCTGTTGGTTCCATACAGGGACAGGATGGAGTCCTTGGACAGGGGCTTCTTGGCATTGTCTTCAGTTTTAGTGGTGCTACTGCTGTCGCTGAACAAGTCCAGGTCTCCCTGCCCTGACCCTGAGCTGGCTCCGCCTACAGCTGCTGTTGGAGCTTGTGTCGGAATGCTGGCCGCATTACTGGAGCTCACCTGACGGGAGAAAAAGGTTTTGAACACTAGGTTATAAGTATAGAATAACAGTGATTCACTTGTTTAAAATACACCTAAAACATCAGCAGCTCAAATTCTTTAcagttattaaaaacaaaacaatcctaGTACAATGGCTGATCTATGGTTCACTCCCTGGGTGCTGTCCTGACAGAACAGGTTTCGAATTAACAAATAATCATCATCAACAAACATtctgtaattaaattaaattacacttAATTAAAGTTTATGACCTGGGTGCCTTAGTGGCAAACAGCCATCAGCTGCTGTTTGCCAAATTTGACAGGATGGTTTCCATATTTTATGCGTTTATAAATGAAGTGATAATGGCCTGTTCTGCATAATAATACCACATATTTCAATTGTGGCATGTTGGTAGAAGGCTTGGGCTGTAACTGTTTTTTCATACCTACATAGTTTCctgacatttcactggagtACACAGTATATGGTGGTAtgtgctaaaaaacaacaagaatGGAATGATGaatagacagaaaataaaagctctTCTTGCTGGAGGACCTTATGACACTTGTTGCCGCGGTGGATGCCGACACATCAGTGGGCTGAACAGAGACGATGTGTTGAATTAAATCATGTGGCTAATAAACTGCTTTTGTAGTTGGTAGAAGTTACTTGGGGCAATACTCCCAAACACGGGTgtaggcattttttttttttactagtcctgtaacgttattCCCACCACTTGTAGCTGCCATCTGTCTAAGCTCTGCTGCCTGTTCCACctgtagagactgacctctggtggcgcaTGCTGTGCATAACATCGCCTCAGTACAACATCTctatcagtttaatagaaaaaGGAGCATCTGTGTTTTTGATGGTACTAAAGATCAAACCttcaggatttctaaataccctgtAATACCTCGATACTGCCCAAGCCTAGCTGGTGGGCTGGTAAATGCCCTAGACCGAACATCAAGTTATTTCCCCAGTACTACCTGTGCCGTGACAAAGCAATAACAATATCTAGAGTAAATATTGTACACACCACAAACTTGTTTTACGGCTTCCATCTCTGGGTTTATGTCGGTCGGACAAAGCAAACATCACCATGAGTTTTTAAGATCTTGATGATGGGCATTCATCaccattttcacactgaatgATTCATCAAAATAATACTGAATGAAACGTAATGAATATATTCATCGATGGCAGCCCTATTTAAATGTTTAGCCAAATGATTTCCTCATTAGCTGCGTTCAtttttctgtctgcttctctttcACCGTCTCTCAGTAATGGTGTTGCTGTCTTGTGGGCTATTGATGTTCCTAGTTAtcatttgactttttattttctgctgcaCACTTAATTTCAGTTCTACAACTAGACAACCATTACTGTCAAGCCCTCCTGAGCAGCATTCAGAAATTAGTACTAAACCCGGACAGGGGAATTCTTCCTGGGTTTTACCTGAGAAAACTGAACCGCGGATGAGGACGCGGGGAGGGGGTTGGACACCATGGGGCCGAATATATCCAGGTCATTGTTGTTCTGGTTTGTGCTCGTGCTACCATTGTTAGTTGATGCAGCTGCCGGTACATCTGTGACAGAAAGGTGAAAAAACTGGTTTTACaggtggaaatgaagctttcacagttgagagaaaaaaacactgtaagGCTATCCAAACAGAACACAGCACAACTCTCTGATGACTTCCCAATAATATTCCACCTGAATTCACAGAGAACTTATGAAAGACcataaataaaatcctaataAAATCTGTAATTGCTGTGAAAAGTGGTGCAACACAAACTCATGCTCGTGTTTGCTGATGTGAGAATTTGTGTTGTCTGTATTTATGTAATTGCAATACCCTCCTGCAGCTGCAGAACTGCCTGCACAGTAAGCATAACGGTTAGCACAATAAAAAATTAATCAGCTTATCCTCATTAGCTCACTGGccacaaaactaaaataacagtAAACATGCCATCCAAATAAAGCAATGCCCCTCCAGGCCAATCAGTAGcataaatatgtcatcttaCAATAAACTGTAATCGAAATTATTGTAATTAATTATTCCTCAGTATCCAGATTCAGTCACTAATGTCGGAGCTGTCTCATTGAAAAGATAGATGAACAAGTACACACGTGAACAGACAAAATATAActtctacttctactccacCATTGGATCATGAGAAACGAGACATTTTAGGCTCTgtttacagatatttttctaAACTGATACTGTCCCCTACATTTTGGCCTCTGgtccacacacagacagagggttTTAGTTTTGGGAAACAATGATGTCATCTCCTTAACATGTGTACATCACTTGTTTCTTTGTGTCAGCATGTgccagaaacaacaacaacaacagcggTCTACCAGTTTGATTATGTTTTGTCAGCACTGCTTGGTCTAATGACTACTTTACACTTAAACTTAGTAATGCTGCACTACTTCACGGATGAATGGAGCTGTCTGCTGCACCCAGTGTTATCTGGTCCACCAGAAATGACAGTTTTGGACCAGGCCCAGTtgaaccagcagatggtgggacaATTTCGAGAGTGGGATTGTTGTCAACAAGGAGTGGAAGTAAAACTTTTGCATGTCCAGATCATCACTCATGTCGTTGACTGAGTTCCTCAGTCCTTATATTAACAGGGAATCAGTGGTGGTTTGGAAAAAGGTAGCGTTAGCTTGCGCACTTTGCTGTCTTTGCAATAAGAGGAGAGTGCTGACGACAGCTAAGGCCGGCAAGCTTTAAGGGCATTtctgtgttttgtaaaaaaggttgtgtttttttcaaacaaagggggaaaataatgttttaaaaaatatctgtttatgtgtagacagggccttaATCAGAAGCACTATACATCCACACAGAAATATCCACTTAACTGCCATTAAGTGATTAAGCAATGGACACATGAGGAAAACCTTTTCCATATGGTTGGCAGACGTGTGACATGAGCAGCTGTGACCAGTTGCAtccttttttgtgtaaaattGTCAGCCAGTTCACTGCATATTATTATACGGTTTGTCTCTTGTAATATTTAAGACTGTTCCTCCAAAGACAAAGGTCCAAATGTGgatgtaaaaaaacaagaagttACTAGTCAGCTGCAAACCTCAGTGACTGAGTCAGCAGCTTTAGCACTTCCTCTGACTAACTTACAAAAAAGCGTTGCAGATGTTCACTGGTAATTTATTGTAGAGCAGCAGGAGAATTTTGTAGTTTGCACTGACAGCAACTTAAAAGAACAACAGACTTTCATTATAGTTCTGATACAGACAGCAACGCAGATCGGAGATTGGTTAGTCTGCAGAAACGTACAGTCACAGTGACTCGTGTTACACAGCTGCTAGAAACTTACTGAAAGAGGAACACAGTGAGTCTTTAAAAGAAAGCACTTTCTCCAAAGCCCACAGCTTGATTGTTGCACATCAAGccaacaagtttacagtgacACAAGATTAAGACAGAGACAGTCATGGTTTGGCCCTGCACCGTATGGCACCAAAACGTCTTAGTCCAGTGCAGACGCACTAAAGAACATGCCACAGCATACACATAGCACCAAGCAAGAGTTACAAGCAACCTGTGCTCATCAtatctacagtaaaaataaataaatactaaacATCAGTGTGAATATCAGTATTCTGAAATTACACAGCACCAAGCCCATTAAACGTTCAAACTCCAGGCTCAATGAGTTTATAGCCATCCGATCACTTATTAGATCTCCACAACTGGCAATAAAAAGATAGCAATTACAAGCTGAAGCCTTATTTAGCCCGATTCCATAAATATCTCAGACAGCACATTCATGAGGCACATTTCAGACGATTTTCAGTTTCCAGTAACACAAGACCTGCAGAGATACTCACCAAGGCCTAGAAGGTTCACAGAGGGCTCTGAAGTCTTAGCGGGGCTGATTTTGGGAACCGGCCTGGGCTCTTCACTCTTTAAAACAACGCATGAGTACAATAAGTAGGGTAAAATCCATacagcacaaaaacaatgcTGAGGAGCAGGCCGTGTTTTAACAGCTCTACTCATGAAGGAATGTGTGTGAGATACTCACCTTGGTGTAGGATGACACCTTGCTTCCTCTGTCTGGCTCCCTCTCTTTCTTAGCATCCTttggctgaaaaacaaaacaaggactcAAAATGAACGACAGAAAAACTAATGCCAGCTTCAACTACTAGTGTAAAAATGTGCACACTGCCTTTGAAAGCATTTAAATAAGAGCTACACGTTGTTTTAAAACTGATACATACACTGCTCCCATTGGTCACATTCTTACTGTAGTATTTCTTCTTCTCATATTTATCCCTGATGAAGAATTCCACAGCTCTTAGGTCAAAGTTAAGAGAACAACAGGCAGAAAACAAGCCATGAAATGACACACTTTAGTATAAACAGTATGGTTTGTTGAAGTTCTTTCGAGCGTGTCTGCTGACAGTGAAGGATACTGGTCTGTTTGAGGTCTTCTGAAGCTTTCTGGAAGGTTGGCCTCATAAAGCTGCCTGGCCTTGGTGTTACCCATATCCTGTATACTCTGAAACAAGAAAGGATGGAGGGGTAAACAGAAAACTGAGGCATGCTGAAATATGTCAAGGGACACTCTACTGAATTTAAATGACAATTAGTTAGTACAATTAGTACgactcagcctgtgaaaacagtgGTATAATGTCGCCTGTGGTGCAAGTGGAGCTTTTCTCACATATGAGAAAAAAACCCTTAAGAGATTAATCTTTTAATACCAAGCCTGTGCAACACAATAATGCACCATATGTATTTAACTTTTTTAGGCACATTTGAATTAAACAATGCCAGGTCCTATATATTGGAGCTTTCCAAAAAGTGTTTTCCAGTTGAGATGATGACTTGAATGTTCACGTTAACAGTAATTTGCAAGTTAAAAACTGTTTATTATGGTAATTTCAAAATGACATGAAGGAGGCATGCTCACAAACCCTATCAatttgcattatgggaagtgtagcAGCCAGTATGTTTGAAACCTGACCCACACCAGGGAACAGGACTGAGtattaaaaaattacaattcCAGCACCAATACCTGTAAGCGATGACAATACCAACTGAATGCTTCTTATGATACCTTTATATCTACTTTATTCaatacccatcatgtgaataGAAGTATTCACTTGCTTAATATGCCACCAGATGGGATGACGGTGGCTTAGCGgttagagcaggtgccccatatATAAAGGCTCAGTCCTAGCTGCCGCGGCTCGGGTTCGATTCcaacctgcagccctttgctgcatgtcgttcCCTTtatctccccccttcacgctaaagctgtcctatccattaaaggcaaaaatgcccaaaaataaatcttaaaatGCCGCCAGACGCCTCAGTTGTGTAGTATAGCCATATTCCCGAATGTTTTGGTGACATCCTGAACTGCCAACACTGACAAATACACTGTGCTCAGCTTCACCACATcactagtctcgctcaccagacctttctcaagaaaagaaaggtctggctgggccgactctcactttaagattggagaaaaaaacgccccggctgcttgtatttctttcaaccaatcacaatcgtactgggcggtgccacagcaacggtgcgcttgcaaaaatattgccagggggaaacaggttttggtgtaacatgcccacaaaaaatatcgcctacaggacgcgaaccatggcagaaaaatggctacatccccgcaagatcaaacactgcaaaatttagtaaaggacgtgttgaaaatggttgaaaactgctacacaaccggaggtggtagggcgggacttcagcgagtggctcgttccgcccaatgagaggctgatctatgcagcgaacttccgcccactcagactaccaCATCACAGACTGCAGGGGTGGTAGCTGCTACAGTAGGGGGGCAATCACTCCTTGAATTAAGTAGAATAACACTTACAATGATTGGCTGCGAGCTAAAATATAGGACAATAACCatttttttctagatctgggtaca
This region includes:
- the LOC117254664 gene encoding stromal membrane-associated protein 1-like, with translation MATRSEREKAQKLNEQHQAILSKMLREEDNKYCADCEAKGPRWASWNLGVFICIRCAGIHRNLGVHISRVKSVNLDQWTSEQIQSIQDMGNTKARQLYEANLPESFRRPQTDQAVEFFIRDKYEKKKYYSKNVTNGSSPKDAKKEREPDRGSKVSSYTKSEEPRPVPKISPAKTSEPSVNLLGLDVPAAASTNNGSTSTNQNNNDLDIFGPMVSNPLPASSSAVQFSQVSSSNAASIPTQAPTAAVGGASSGSGQGDLDLFSDSSSTTKTEDNAKKPLSKDSILSLYGTNSMSQQAPAAGMFMGPSQMQFPVQATGGYQAFPGMGTAMPPTTVMGAMMAQSGAAMMGPSPGMMVGMTMPNGFMGNAPATGVMGMAPRMMGPQGGALPAGMMPAQGMYAIQPGQQAQWNMGQVNQQMSGLTLNGAGGQMAFGQPPSAMGGWAATGSGQTLSTQLWK